DNA from Homo sapiens chromosome 1, GRCh38.p14 Primary Assembly:
CCCAAAGTGTCCCCCTAAGTGTCCTCCAGTCTCTTCCTGCTGCAGTGTCAGCTCCGGAGGCTGCTGTGGCTCCAGCTCTGGGGGAAGCTGTGGCTCCAGCTCTGGGGGTTGCTGCAGTTCTGGGGGAGGTGGCTGCTGCCTGAGCCACCACAGGCGCCGTAGGTCCCACTGCCACAGACCCCAGAGCTCTGGCTGCTGCAGCCAGCCCTCCGGGGGCTCCAGCTGCTGTGGAGGAGGGAGTGGCCAGCACTCTGGAGGCTGCTGCTAAAGTGGATCCTGAGCCTAGAAGAACACAAATGGCCAAATATTTCCCTTCcgtcttccttctccttctgggCCTGCCCATGTTGTTGAGAGGTCTTGGTGAGGGCTCAACTCAAGCATAGAGGATTCTTCTGTCTTGGAGTTCAGAGGCCCAAAACTTCTCCCCCAAAGCCAAGCCATTTAATGACCTCAGTTTGCGTATGTGTGGTTGCTCTGGGAAGCCCAAAGCACAGACCTATATCCCTTTGCAGCTTGTCTTTTTGCATAGCTCAGCCTGATGTGAaacaataaaaccagaaatatGCATTCCTTTTTGCCTTGACTGATTGttattttttcattgcttttcataCTCTGTCCTCATCTCCAGGCTCTCCCAAGATGTTAGTATCTACAGACCTTGTTCAAATTTAGCCAATCTTCCTACTAATATCCTTTATAACAAAAGACAATTTTGTTGGTTCAAAATCCAATCCAGGATCTCCATTGCCTTGACATAGTTGCCATGATTCTTCAGTCTCCTCCAAACCGAAATGGCTCTtcagtctttctttgtcttccttGACATTGACCTTTTTAAAGAACTATTGGTTTTGTAGAATGCCCCTCAATTTGGGTTTCTCTGATGTTTCTTCTTGACCAGGCTCAGATTACACATTTTTGCAAATATCCTACAAAAGTGATGTTGTCCTTAGAGCATGATATCAAGCCTTACATGATGTCTAATTGTCCCATTCCTGGAGATACAACTTTGACCACTTGATCTGCCAGCTTTCTCTATtgcaaatttaatatttattccttTGAATTAAAAACTTATGAAGGAGAGAATAGTTAAACttcttttttgagttggagtctcactgtcgctcaggctgcagtgcagtggcaccatctcggctcattgcaacaaccacttcctgggttgaagcatttctactgcctcagcctcccaggtagctgggatttcaggtgtgtgccaccacgcccagctactttttgtatttttagtagagatggggtttcaccatgttggccaggttggtcttgaactcctgacttcaagttatttgcccacctcagccttccaaagtgctaggattacagacgtgagccacagccccCAGCCTAAACATCTATTTTGTTTCAAACATTTTCCCAAAACTTTTTTAGTATAATTGATGTTCTTTTACaaaactgttattattattatagtgtTGCTGGTATTGTTgagtatagttttttaaaatatatttatctcatACCCTGAGTCTATGTACATATGTAAAGCAAAGAGAGGTGGTGAGGATGGGTCCTGAGCAAAATCAGCAATGTCCTGCAACACAACTACTTGAAGGAAGGCCATTACAATTTCTTCTTGTTGAACTCTTATTATATCTAATTTCCTGTGATGACCATCCTTATCCATTTATCTCTCCTACATTATAACTCTACTTTCAGGTAAATTCCTATAACACAATGTTTTTGTGTAAAAAGATTTgcttattataaatttaaactcATTACACCTCAATAAGTATCAAATTGCTATCCAGAATTGTTATGCCAATTCACAttgccatctcaaaatatgtttaTTACCAACTGTCACATACTATTTTGTTAGTCattaaaataattgtcattttgaaataagtaaataaatctgTTAGTCTCCTTTCTCAAAttcaagatatttcttttttattttgtttgcatttgtttgAATATCAGTAAAGTTGAAcatgttttttgaaattttttttgtttgcttgttttaaatggagtttcactcttttgcccaggctggagtgaagtggcacaatctcggctcactgcaacctcagccccctgggttcaagcgattctcccacctcagcgtcccaagtggctgggattacaggtacctgccaccatgccctgctaatttttgtatttttggtagagatggggtttcaccatgttggccaggcggttctcgaactcctgacctcaggtgatccacccacctcagcctcccaaagtgctaggattacaggtgtgagctactgtgcccagcctttttgaattttatttgccattgtatttgcaaaaatatgtacatatgtgatggttaattttatgtgtcaacttggctaggctatggtTCCTAGATCTTGCTCTAGCACCATTCACCAGTCTAAATGTTGTTgtgaacatgttttttttttagatgcgaCTAATATTTAAATCAGCAGagtttgagtaaagcagattgccctccataatATGGGCAGGCCTCAACCAATCAGTCAAAGGTCTT
Protein-coding regions in this window:
- the LCE1B gene encoding late cornified envelope protein 1B produces the protein MSCQQNQQQCQPPPKCIPKCPPKCLTPRCPPKCPPKCPPVSSCCSVSSGGCCGSSSGGSCGSSSGGCCSSGGGGCCLSHHRRRRSHCHRPQSSGCCSQPSGGSSCCGGGSGQHSGGCC